The genomic window ACTAAAACTCAACatagtgtgaaatcctggccaagtccattgcagtcaatgggaattttgccatgagCACATGATTTCACCCATTGTGTGCATATTGCAAGATTCAACACTCTGCTGGCTGCTGGGTGGTTTGGCAGGGTATTGAGTTTCTCCAGGTTATTATTCTTAAACTCTCAACCCACTTCCTTAAAAGGTGGTATCCAGGCAGAGACTATTAAACCAGCTCAAATTgcaaatctatacagaagcctatTCTGGGCCCATGGAAGGGAAGAGTTGGGTTTGGGTCAGGGCTTTGCAGATTAGTTGATATCCTGAATTTAGGAGGCAGGgcggaaggaaggaaagaaagaggcCGTGTTCAGGGTTATGGTAAGTAAGGGCTCCGGAGGTCTTGTGCAAGGAAGTAGAGTGAAAGCTGgcaagtgtttggtttttttggatgGTTCCACATTATATTAATACTCGGCCTCATTAGCCTCATGTAAGTGTCCATATAAAATATTGTCCTTATGTACCAGAGGATCGCATCATAAACACAGCAGGCAGGTACAGGTCTAGGCGACCCCGCAGAGCCAGAGTTAGTGCAAATCCTTTTCTAAGTCACAGGCCAGCTCAGCGGGTTCAAATGGGCAGCAAGAAAGCCCTGGAGTCTCTGTACCCCACAAAGCAGGGCGCCTGCCAAAAGCCTGGCTCCGCCCGGAAGGTGCTGGCGGGGCTCAAGGCAGAGGCTGGCAGCGCTGGGAAGGCGAAGCTGGCGGGAACGGCCTCCTGCCTGGGGAGGtgagccaggagctgctgctgagccGGGTAGACGtagtgcaggggcaggggccgCGCTCCGAAGGGTACGGGGCTGTAGAAGGGCTCGGGCCTCATCTCCTGAAGCTGCCGCTTCAGCTTCATGCGCCGGTTCTGGAACCAGGTCTTGATCTGTGGGGAGAAGAAAGAGtgtcacccaggcgcccccggagAGCCCGGCCCAGCCTCTAGCCAGCCGCCCGGCCCGCTCACCTGCACTTCGGACAGCTGCATCTTGGCGGCCAGCTTGCGGCGCTCGGCGGAGCCCAGGTACTTGTGGCGCTTAAAGGAGCTCTCCAGGGTGCTGATCTGCTCCACGCTGAAGGCGGTGCGCAAGCGGCGGCTGCCCCTGCCGCCGGGCTCCTCGGGGGACAGGCACTCCGAGCGGCCGCTCTCCCAGTCGGAACCGGACTCCGCGGCGCTCCACGCCCGCTTGGCTgcggctggtgctgctgctgggcaCAGAGAGGAACCAGGTCAGCCCCGCTCAGAGCACTccagtggggggctgcagggctcacgCATCCCTCGGCCATTATACACCACTGAAGGACGCAGCTGCAGGCAGATGACAAAGGCTTTTCCTGGCACGGAAATCAGCAGTTTTCCGGGGCGATTCTTATCTCCTAAATGGAAGGGCTCAGCTAGTGCCTTGCACCCACGTATCTCCTGGCCCCATAGGCCCCCAAGCGTGTTACCACGGTCAAACCAAAAACCTCCCCTTGGAGGCTGGCATAGGGAGATCAGATGACTTGCCCACTGTCAGATATGGAACCTGTGGTAGTCGGGGAAACTGAACTCAAGAGTCCCGACTCCCTGTCCTATGCTCGGTCACTTAAAACCATCCCCTGGGTCAAATCcgaactctactgaagtcagcgACAAAACTCCCAcgggcttcagtggggccaggatttcaccctttgtgtCCCAATACACTTAGCAAAAAATAATGCAcaattctcctccctccctctactCACTGAACAGATAACAAGGGCAAGCATTCATTGGGATGGTCTTTAAAGCACAATACTAGATGCAATTATAATCACCTATAGAGGAGGAAGAATCCAAAAGCTTCTCACTCCTGGGGTCGTTCTTAGAAGAGGTGTCCAAGGTCTTTATACGTTCATCCTTCTTCCCTGTTTGGTGCGGTTGTGGGTTTGTTCTGGAGTTGCAGACTGGATTTCCGACCCGGATGAGCAATCCATGTGATGCAAAAGTCCTGCCCCGAGTGTCTTCTGCGTAGCTACCGGGCCTCTGCTGTGGTTCATAGGtgtcctggctgctctgggaaaGCCACTCTACAGAGAAAGGAGCCTTGGTCATCCTGGCAGTCTTCTATTTCAACACAAGCTAGGAGATGATGGATTTTTGAGCAGCAGAGTCAGAGAATTCCTCTCTCTGGGTTGCTTCTTTTATAAAGGGAGTCTCAAGGAAAATGTTGTTTATGTAAACAAACATCAAAGGCCCAGATAAGTATCGTCTAATTGCCATCAGGTCTCCCCCACAAAAGATGTTGTTCACACATTTTCCAAAGCTCGGTTAGGGTTGGCTCCACAATGTCTGCCAATAGATTAGTGAACTCTGTTGTAAGTGATTTACAATACTTGTTACATCCTATCCCTATGTAAATGGCACTTATTGCTTGAACTCACAGAAGCTTCAAAAGACAATCGGGAATTTAAAGAGCTTTTCTCTAAACGTATCGGGTGTTTAGAAATGTACTTTATTCAATTCATATTTTAAGAAAACTATACTTGAGTGAATTGGTAATTTCTACTTTCTGCAGACAACGGAGTACCAATTAAGGTTTCCACAGGTCTAATTTAAGTTTGAGATTTTACAAGTCCAGAAATTAGGTCTGTTAAGTTTTATGCGTATATGTTTTAACAGCTAATTATGAGCCATTGTTTTACCTGGACTGTTTTGACAGGGTGGAGGGGAACACACTGCTTTAtggatatataagaaaaagtccctgccctaaagggcTGGCAATCTAAACACTTGATCCTGGATTTGACTCTGTGCAGTCAGACTGCTGCACTCTCACAgagccctattgacttcaatatggGATTTGCTCACACACACAAGAAattgcagggctggggctttAGGGTGGGCCCAGTACACACATCTTATTGCTGGGCATAGTGCTTGTTTGCTACAACAGCCATTAGTATTTAGCTGCGGGATTAAATCCAATTCTACACACTCTTCATGCACAGAACTCCTTTTCATTCCTTTTGACTTCTATGGTCTaccacaggggtcggcaatctttcagaagtggtgtgccgagtcttcatttattcactctaatttaaggttgcgcatgccagtaatacattttaatgtttttagaaggtctctttctataagatataactaaactgttgttgtatgtaaagtaaataaggtttttaaaacatttaagaagcttcatctcCTCCTTCTGTTCTTACCTGTCCCTTCAGATACTCCTTGGGAAGGACCTCtgtacctccccctcccccactgtccttGTTTTCTTGCTCTTCTGTCTATACCCTTCTTCTGTGGGCTCTCCTCTGACTGCTCAATTTCAATAGCTACCCTCACTCCAATGTATCTTTCCACTTCCAATTTCTACATTAAATCCTGAAACTTGGCCTGTTACTCTGACACACTTGCTGGATTTCTCTTTATTCACTTCAGTTTAACATCTCCTGATCTGTCATTTCTGTCACTGTTGACAATGCCACCATCTCCGCCAAACAAATCTGTAAGGGAAGGGTTTATCTTCAGTGACTCCTGCCCAGACCATCATCTTATATCTTATTTACTGCAACCTCCCTGAAATCTACAGCACACCTTCCAGTCCATTCAGAACAGCTGGTAAAAGCATTCTCCTTTCCCAGTGCTCCTGGCACTTCACCCCCCTTTTTGAATCCCTCCACTTAACTCACTGCATGAAGTTCAAACTTGACTTTTAAGACCCTTcacagctctgcccctccctaCTTGTTCACATTGTCCTACTCTGCTCTGCTGGTTTGTCAGCATTTCACACAAATCTCTGTTTTCTTCCACACTGCTCCTTATGCAAGGAATTCCTATCCTGCACCACTCTTTAAGGCCTGTACACTCTCCTTCAAATAACTCTTCAAGACTCACCTCTGCTAAGTTGCCTATGTTAATTGTACCAATCAATGCTGGCTACATGAGGATCATTGACACTTTATCTATTTAATATGCTATATACAtaatttacatatatatttaaaatttaaaatactttctctACTTGATTGCATCATTATCCCTTGGTCACTTATCTACTTAAACGATAAACTCACTGGAGCAGGAACTGTGTCTTTGTACATTTTTTAGACCATCTAGTGCACTGGGGCCAGATTTTAATTGTGGCTTCTGTGGCCAAGTTCTTCAATCTAGCCCTCAAACTTTTCTATGCCTTGGATTCTCCCATCTTTGTACAGCCTGGATAATATTTATCCCATCTCTCACTTTAAAATCTACCAGTGCTACAACAAAGATGGGAACACAAAACTTGCTTGGCTAGGTGTATCAAACACAATGTAGGCAGAGAAGTGGATACCAGACCACAGCAAGGGCATTTTGATAGCAAATATTCTACTGAGGGTTGAATTAATTAGCATTTTTCTTGATTAAATGGATACACGATGTGCATAATGGCAAATGTAAAATTATTGTGAAAATGaccaaaaaaaagaagaaaaataagtgGGAGGTTTTCCACAAAACCTTCAGGGCAAACAACAGCCTGTGCTCCAGCTTAGGTAGGGATCTATGTAAGCATCATTTACCATCTTCCTTAATCTCCACTCAATCCATATTTAAAACTAGATAGACTGAATCTGCCTCCTAAGAAAGGCTAACTGGAACAGTATTCAAATGCTTAAACCCAGCCTACGTTACAGCTTCAAACATAGGTAACAATGGCACCCCCCTATTACATACATACTAAAGATGATTATGAACATTTCTGTTATAGACAGGGCTTTAGCGTGTGTCTACATTAGTTTTCTCCAGACCTAAATTTCTCAACTTGTGACAGCAATTGTGAGACTGGGTGCCAGCTACAGCTGGCCAAAATTCCTTGAAATCCAGTTCAGTGAGAAATGGCCTTTTTCACAAACCAAATATCTTCACATAActattctttaaaagaaaaaacaccctcatctgcaaatttttgccTCCCTCTTTttgcctcctttccccccttcctCACATTTCAGATCTCACCATCCCCCTTTTTTCCTTTCCATCCCCCTTTTCAATGGGGaaaagcaaaaaccaaaaaattaagagatttttcaatcaaaaaatcagaaaatgtcatttttcactgttgtatgaagtgttgttgcagccatgttggtcccaggatgttaagAGAGCCTAGGTGGATGAGTGATGGATTTTGTATTGTACCAACTGttccttctctctcaccaacagaaggtggcCCAATAAAAGCTATTGCCTCATCAACCTTGTCATGCTAACATTTTTCACAAGACATActtatttttcaaccagctctagtgccAACATTTCACCATGGTATTACATGAACCCGCTCAGAGTATGAATGTAAGGAAATTTTAAGCAGAGGTGGAGGCTAGTACAGATAAGAATATGAGGTGCCAACCGAGCTATATATGATAGTATTGAAATTGAGTCCCTTCATTAAGTTTTAATAATTCATGTGGACCAGAGGTGGCCTCTGGAAGTGAGGGTTGGGAAAGCCTGGACTGTTACTGTGTATTGTGTACCTGTCCTGGGGATAATTAGTTTTCTTTGAGAGTCTCAGTAGGACACCTTCTTTCACTCCGACAAAATTCAcctgaaaattaaaaaggaaagtgttgtatttttttctggcattacttttcattttaaatctctctcttctcttcccccccccccccccgctttgagTGATTCACCCTCATTGTGCCTCACAAATGGGGCAAGTTAGGACATGAAGCTATTTAATCCCTGGCCCCATAAGAGAAATATTTCCATTCTCCAGACACTGCATGTGTTTTATATGCAagcctttttctttttaacctgCCCATTGTCAAATCATAATTACAATGGTAAGTTGTTGGAGAGCACACAACATATTGTATATTATATGGAATTTAAAATGACAGTTGAGTGAGACTTTTAGCATCCCCAGATGtatctggtttgttttgtttacaaaTTTTAACACCAGTTACATTTATAAATGCAGTTTAAATCTATTAAAGCAACTGTTTCAGCCAAAAGATTGTGTGTTAAATGCAGAGTGTGCAAAGGGGCACAAACTAGTCAATTGGAACAAAGGTATAATATTAAATACATTGTAATGCACATCCTACAGGAAGGGTGCTTACTTATCCTAGTTACAGTTTGGATGACTTCCAGGTATAATGAATATTACAACAGTTAACGGCCACCTGCTGAACTTGTTGCTTATACTGTGTAATTTATTAAAAATCACCTtggttctatttttatttattatttggcaCGTTTagctctttttgtgtgtgtaccaGTTGGCAACATTCAAATGCAACCTGTTTTGAATATTTAACTGGTGGCTTTTATGACGCTACACGAGATGTTTTCCATCAATTGACTTATCTTTACACTCAGAATCATtcttggggcttgatcctgctcccatggaAGTTCTGCCATGTCTTTGAATGAGGGCAGGACTGGGTCCCTCCTTTATGCTCGTCTCCAAGCTGCATGGTCATTCTCCGGAGTACAGGAACGAAAGAGCGGCTCATTTTCATGGCTACGATTCCAATATTTTATGCAGATGGTCATGTAATAGCCCACAGCTCTCTCCGGGACGTCGGCGCCGCCGCTGCTGAAAAATATTAACAGCCAACTTCCTTTTAGCCCCACAGATCAAAGGCACTGATTGGGATCCGCAATGCAAAGCCAAACCAAGGGCCCTTTTGTCTGGGGGTAAATGGGGAGCCTCGCAGCATCTTTAACTTTACTACCTAGGACGTTGGGTGCCCCATTCTCTGGCCTCAGAGGTCTGTGGGATCTGAGACTGGGAGCAGCGGCTGTGCTAGAGGCGGACAGTTATAGGTGAGATTAGCCAGATCCCCCTCTGGGGGACGCTTGCTGCAGGGTTACTGAGAGGATAAAGCTGTTTAATTGCTATACCACCGCCCCGTCTGAGCACAGGGCACCTGGGCCCCCCTTTGTCTTTCCAACGCCATTACCCCGAGGCTCCCTGGCAGTGGCTATTCCCTGGGCCTCCTACTAATCGGCTGATAATATGATAGGCCCAAGGACAAGAGCTTCGGCCTTTGTTAGCTAATGGGCTCCCCAGCTTCCAGCCCACAGGTCCCCGCCCCACCAGGGCACTTCACGGGCTACCCCCGGCCCGGCTGAGGTGCGAGGCTGACCTCTTTGATCTCGGCTTGGGCTGCAGCTTTGAAGGAGccgaccctccccaccccccggtcTTCCAGCcgcagccaggactggagggagggagggagcgtgAAAAGCCTCCTCCTCGGAGCAACAAAGCGCTACGCCGGCCAGATCCGGAGCCGGGGAAACCTCCCCTCGGCCAGTACCGCGAGCAGTCCCAGGACCGCCCCTTGCAAAGAGACCCGCAAAGGGCCCGGGGCCGCTGGGACCAGCTCGGCTGTGCCAGGTTTCCCCGcagtcaggctgcagaggggAGCAGCGATTTCCTCACCCGCTGCCCACCACCGGCGGCGTGTAATCCCTGGGGCAACAGCTAAACCCTGGGCCCCCTCCGGGCAGCGCTGCTCAGAGCTGCAACGATGCAGATACAGGGGCACGTTCAGGCCCAGTGCGAGGCGTTCGCCTTCTTTTGTGCCTCTCCCCGGCAAATCCATGGGCGTGGTGCAGGCGTAGGGCGTACGGCCAAGCATGGTGGGCAGTGGGTGGAAAAATCTTCCCCTCTGCAGCCTGACTACATGGGGCTGCAGGGTTAAGGTCGCTAGTAAATCGCTGCGGCTTCTGACCTGGAATCATTCTCCAGCCCCACTTAGTTCTGAGGACTAGCCCCATAGGAAATAAGTATGGTGAAAAGATTTGAATGTCACTAAAGGGGACAAGGGGGCCTTGAACTGACCTCCCCTTCACCAGTCACTTGTCTGATCTCTCCTCctgaacaaaaagagaatgagttTTCCATAGGGCATTGGACAGACCAAATGCTGACAGAAATACCAGGAGACAAACCAAATGCCAATGGAGAGATGATAATTAAAATGTCTCACCGTacctcacttcttcaggtgcatctgaagaagtgaggtttttttacccacaaaagcttatacccaaataaatctgttagtctttaaggtgccacccgcCTTCTTGTTGTTTTgggggatacagactaacatggctacccctgatACTTCACTGTGACTGTAACTGATCTATATCAAAATCCTACTTAAAATGTCATCAGCTCCAATGGGCTCTCTATTGTAAGGTTCTTGGTGTTGCTTCCAGGGGTTAAGGGGAACCTGTGGGAAAATTTCCTCCAGGGACACTGTAAATATAACAACCAACATGGGCGTGTGTTTGGACCTAGTCATTTACCAAGATtcaaaccaggggttggcaacgtGTCTGTACATGGACACAAATGTGCATGGTAAAAAATGTGAGGTCCGTGGGGGCACTCACCTCAGATGGCTCCCCGTCCCTGCTACAGCAGCCGGCGGCGTGGACAGGAGACTCTGTAGGCACCTTTCCCAAGCACTgactcctcagctcccagcctgcacctgcttgcaccctaaacccctcatctccagcttcacctcagagcctgcatccccagctggaacccttacacccccaacctcctgctccagcccagagccccctcctcctgcactctgaaccctcATTTATGGCCCCTCCCTagaacccagccccccagcccagagcccataccccttcCCACACGCCATCCCCCTGCCTGAGCCAGGAGCCCCCTCTTGCTCCCCCACCACTGTCTGTCACTAAGCCCAGTAATTTTGCCAAGTGTCCATCACACAACATGGTGGTGCTAATCCCTGATTCAAACATGATTTTACATagagttgaaggccagaagggaccattagatcatctagtccagtggctctcaaccttcctATATTACTACTGTACCACTtgcaagagtctgatttgtctggtGTACTCtaagttttacctcacttaaaaacttacaaaatcagacataaaaatacaaaagtgtcacaacacaTTATTGCTGAACAACTGCTTACTTTCTAATttataccatataattataaaataaatcagtgtacagtatatagagcagtataaacaaattgtctatgaaattttagtttgtactgactttgctagtggtttttatgtagcctgttgtaaactaAGCAAAtaactagatgagttgatgtacctcctggaagacctctaagTACCCCTaggagtacatgtacccctggttgagaaccattgatctagtctgacctcatatatatcacaggccattaaattttacCCAGTTGCTCCTGCACTGAACACAGAAACTTGGGTTTAGCTAAACCCAAATTCCAGAAAGATATCcactcttgatttgaagacatcagaaGACAGAGAATCCACTACCTCCTTGGTTTAAAGTAGCaggcattttttttctgtttaaactgcaaacaaagaaggtttcagagtagcagccgtgttagtctgtatccacaaaaagaacaggagtacttgtggcaccttagagacaaacaaatttatttgagcataagcttttgtgggctacagcatccaaagaagtgggctgtagcccacaaaagcttatgctcaaataaatttgttagtctctaaggtgccacaagtactcctgttctttttaaaggaagaagaaaagctaTAACATGCTAGGGCTAAGACTGTATTTAAACACAGTTATTGTTGTGTagttgggggtggagggcagg from Gopherus flavomarginatus isolate rGopFla2 chromosome 6, rGopFla2.mat.asm, whole genome shotgun sequence includes these protein-coding regions:
- the LOC127054048 gene encoding homeobox protein vent1-like, which codes for MAELPWEQDQAPRMILSVKIKWLSQSSQDTYEPQQRPGSYAEDTRGRTFASHGLLIRVGNPVCNSRTNPQPHQTGKKDERIKTLDTSSKNDPRSEKLLDSSSSIAAAPAAAKRAWSAAESGSDWESGRSECLSPEEPGGRGSRRLRTAFSVEQISTLESSFKRHKYLGSAERRKLAAKMQLSEVQIKTWFQNRRMKLKRQLQEMRPEPFYSPVPFGARPLPLHYVYPAQQQLLAHLPRQEAVPASFAFPALPASALSPASTFRAEPGFWQAPCFVGYRDSRAFLLPI